The Desulfuromonas versatilis genome has a segment encoding these proteins:
- the tolB gene encoding Tol-Pal system beta propeller repeat protein TolB: MLRKFIPALLFVLLLGGPALAQIEIRAPGQQTIPLALTEFLPLDQGARPEIAREINEVLAWDMDLSGLFNLVDPAAFLGDAKRLGLISIDVDFGEWRMLGAQSLIKGAYSLRGDELVLEARLYDVVNRRLLTGRRYVGKVDDLRRMAHAFADLVLQSLTGEAGPFNTRIAYISNKTGFKELYLMEVDGHDPIRLTDHRAIVLNPDFSPQGKELIFTSYRGRNPDLYRKEIYSGSEARISNRPGLNVSGRYHPSGQEISLTLSKDGNSELYLIGTDGSIRRRLTDQWAIDVDAVWSPKGDQVAFVSDRQGNPHIFIMDAAGGSVRRLTSAGKYNSTPDWSPKGDRIVFSRMEGGRFDLYTIRPDGSDERRVTFGPGNKEHPRWSPDGRFIAYSSDEAGKKAIYIVRADGSGPRRISPAGGDCQHPAWSSQW, from the coding sequence ATGCTCCGCAAATTTATCCCTGCTTTGCTTTTTGTCCTGCTGCTCGGCGGCCCGGCCCTGGCCCAGATCGAGATCCGCGCTCCCGGCCAGCAGACCATCCCGCTGGCGCTCACCGAGTTTCTGCCCCTGGACCAGGGGGCGCGTCCGGAGATCGCCCGGGAGATCAACGAGGTGCTCGCCTGGGACATGGACCTCTCCGGGCTGTTCAACCTGGTCGACCCGGCCGCTTTTCTCGGCGACGCCAAGCGCCTGGGGCTGATCAGCATCGACGTCGATTTCGGCGAGTGGCGCATGCTCGGCGCCCAGTCGCTGATCAAGGGGGCCTATTCGCTGCGGGGCGACGAGCTGGTGCTGGAGGCGCGGCTCTATGACGTGGTCAACCGGCGCCTGCTCACCGGCCGCCGCTACGTCGGCAAGGTGGACGATCTGCGCCGCATGGCCCACGCCTTCGCCGATCTGGTCCTGCAGAGCCTGACCGGCGAAGCCGGCCCCTTCAACACCCGCATCGCCTACATCTCGAACAAGACCGGGTTCAAGGAGCTTTACCTGATGGAGGTGGACGGCCACGATCCGATCCGGCTCACCGACCACCGGGCCATCGTCCTCAACCCCGACTTCTCCCCCCAGGGCAAGGAGCTGATCTTTACCTCCTACCGGGGGCGCAATCCCGACCTGTACCGCAAAGAGATCTATTCCGGCAGCGAGGCGCGCATCTCCAACCGGCCCGGGCTCAACGTCTCGGGGCGCTACCACCCTTCGGGCCAGGAGATCTCCCTGACTCTGTCCAAGGACGGCAACTCCGAGCTCTACCTGATCGGCACCGACGGATCCATCCGCCGGCGGCTTACCGACCAGTGGGCGATCGATGTGGATGCCGTCTGGAGTCCCAAGGGCGACCAGGTCGCCTTCGTCTCCGACCGCCAGGGCAACCCGCACATCTTCATCATGGACGCCGCGGGGGGAAGCGTGCGCCGCCTGACCAGCGCCGGCAAATACAACTCCACCCCGGACTGGAGCCCGAAGGGGGACCGCATCGTCTTCAGCCGCATGGAGGGGGGGCGCTTCGATCTCTACACCATCCGCCCCGACGGCAGCGACGAGCGGCGGGTGACCTTCGGCCCCGGCAACAAGGAGCATCCCCGCTGGAGCCCCGACGGCCGCTTCATCGCTTACTCCTCCGACGAGGCTGGGAAAAAGGCGATCTACATCGTCCGGGCCGATGGCAGCGGGCCGCGGCGCATTTCCCCGGCGGGCGGTGACTGCCAGCATCCGGCCTGGTCGAGCCAGTGGTAA
- a CDS encoding TonB C-terminal domain-containing protein, which yields MVACSLILHLVVVLLMSGVILPRFRKPPRPVYHVDLVNLPVKDPQAGRPDARPDPPKAQPDKAEPSSAPPPAPPEPAKVEPQKPAVQIPKPEPEPKPEPKPEPKKPEPKPEPKPQPKAEAKPKPEPKPEPKKPEPKPAKPAANYNDVQSAVEKMRAKQNIEDLKQKLAALASSDTRAGSAVPNAPVGMPDGKGTQAGVSEQTWIQAFLKANWSLSKYQVLRTDLESKVRIVYDGGGTLIDYKMLKASGDATFDDSVKAAILKEKQLPFKPDGRLEVEVVFNLKDLME from the coding sequence ATGGTGGCCTGCTCCCTGATCCTGCACCTGGTGGTGGTGCTGCTCATGTCCGGAGTCATCCTGCCGCGTTTCCGCAAGCCGCCGCGCCCGGTCTATCACGTCGATCTGGTCAACCTGCCGGTCAAGGACCCCCAGGCCGGCCGGCCCGATGCCCGACCCGACCCGCCCAAGGCGCAGCCCGACAAGGCCGAACCGAGCAGCGCCCCGCCGCCGGCGCCGCCGGAACCGGCCAAGGTCGAGCCGCAAAAGCCGGCGGTGCAGATCCCCAAGCCCGAGCCCGAGCCCAAGCCGGAACCGAAACCGGAGCCGAAAAAGCCCGAGCCCAAACCGGAACCCAAGCCGCAGCCCAAGGCGGAGGCCAAGCCCAAACCGGAGCCCAAACCGGAACCGAAAAAGCCCGAACCGAAACCGGCCAAGCCCGCCGCAAACTACAACGATGTCCAGTCGGCGGTGGAGAAGATGCGGGCGAAGCAGAACATCGAGGATCTCAAGCAGAAACTGGCGGCCCTGGCATCCTCCGACACCCGCGCCGGTTCGGCGGTCCCCAATGCGCCGGTGGGGATGCCCGACGGCAAGGGGACCCAGGCCGGGGTTTCGGAGCAGACCTGGATCCAGGCCTTTCTCAAGGCCAACTGGAGTCTTTCCAAGTACCAGGTGCTGCGCACCGACCTGGAATCCAAGGTGCGCATCGTCTACGACGGCGGCGGCACCCTGATCGACTACAAGATGCTCAAGGCCTCGGGCGATGCGACCTTCGACGACTCGGTCAAGGCGGCGATTCTCAAGGAAAAGCAGCTCCCCTTCAAACCCGACGGGCGGCTGGAAGTCGAAGTTGTCTTCAACCTCAAGGACCTCATGGAGTAA